In a genomic window of Thalassotalea piscium:
- the lysS gene encoding lysine--tRNA ligase, with the protein MTDQVNQDENKLIAERRSKLAQIRENCPANGHPNKFDRKHYAADLQAEHGEKDKETLEAETAEYSIAGRVMAKRGPFLVLQDMTGRIQAYAHKTVQKDIKERWGTLDIGDIVGVTGTMHMSGKGDLYVNMDKYELLTKSLRPLPEKFHGLSDQETKYRQRYVDLIINEDTRNTFKIRSKIVDGIRKFLTERDFMEVETPMLQTIPGGATAKPFKTFHNALDIEMFMRIAPELYLKRLVVGGFEKVFEINRNFRNEGLSSRHNPEFTMIEFYQAYADYHDLMNLTEEMLRTLAEDVMGTSIIRNTVKNTDGEVVEEKLYDFGKPFERLSMVDAILKYGKEAHSNVLDENILRNPEANFDALKAMAKQVGVKQTEASKVWGAGKYICEIFEEVAEHLLDQPTFITEYPWEVSPLARRNDENPFITDRFEFFVGGRELANGFSELNDAEDQAERFKRQVEEKDAGDDEAMHFDEDYIQALEYGLPPTAGEGIGIDRLVMLFTDSPTIKDVILFPHMRPLAE; encoded by the coding sequence ATGACAGACCAAGTAAATCAAGACGAAAACAAATTAATTGCAGAACGTCGTAGCAAGTTAGCGCAAATTAGAGAAAATTGTCCAGCTAACGGTCACCCCAATAAATTTGACCGTAAACATTATGCTGCAGACCTACAGGCTGAGCATGGCGAAAAAGATAAAGAAACACTTGAAGCAGAAACAGCGGAGTACAGCATAGCTGGCCGTGTTATGGCTAAACGTGGTCCTTTCTTGGTACTGCAAGATATGACTGGTCGCATTCAAGCTTATGCACATAAAACAGTGCAAAAAGATATTAAAGAACGTTGGGGCACATTAGACATTGGCGACATTGTTGGTGTTACTGGTACCATGCATATGTCTGGAAAGGGTGACTTATATGTCAATATGGACAAGTATGAATTACTCACAAAGTCACTTCGTCCATTACCTGAAAAGTTTCATGGTTTATCTGATCAAGAAACTAAGTATCGCCAACGCTATGTTGATTTAATTATTAATGAAGATACACGCAATACTTTTAAAATACGTTCTAAAATTGTTGATGGTATTCGCAAGTTTTTAACTGAGCGTGACTTCATGGAAGTGGAAACGCCTATGTTGCAAACTATCCCTGGTGGTGCAACTGCTAAACCGTTCAAAACCTTTCATAATGCATTAGACATTGAAATGTTTATGCGCATTGCGCCAGAGTTGTATTTAAAGCGTTTAGTTGTTGGCGGTTTTGAGAAAGTATTTGAAATCAACCGTAACTTCCGTAACGAAGGTTTATCTAGCCGTCATAACCCTGAATTTACAATGATTGAGTTCTATCAAGCCTATGCTGATTACCATGATCTAATGAACTTAACTGAAGAAATGTTACGTACTTTAGCAGAAGATGTTATGGGTACATCAATTATTCGCAACACGGTAAAAAACACGGATGGCGAAGTAGTAGAAGAAAAACTCTATGACTTTGGTAAGCCATTTGAACGCCTATCAATGGTTGATGCTATTCTTAAATACGGCAAAGAAGCACATAGCAACGTACTAGATGAAAATATATTGCGTAACCCGGAAGCAAATTTTGATGCGCTAAAAGCGATGGCGAAACAAGTCGGCGTTAAACAAACTGAAGCGTCCAAAGTTTGGGGTGCTGGTAAATATATTTGCGAAATTTTTGAAGAAGTAGCAGAGCATTTATTGGACCAACCAACGTTTATTACTGAATATCCATGGGAAGTTTCACCGCTAGCTCGTCGGAATGATGAAAACCCATTTATTACCGACCGTTTTGAGTTTTTTGTTGGTGGTCGTGAGCTAGCTAATGGTTTCTCTGAGCTTAATGATGCGGAAGATCAGGCAGAGCGTTTTAAACGTCAGGTTGAAGAAAAAGATGCTGGCGACGATGAAGCAATGCATTTTGATGAAGATTATATTCAGGCACTTGAATATGGTTTACCACCCACAGCAGGAGAGGGCATTGGCATCGATCGTTTAGTTATGTTGTTTACTGATTCACCAACGATTAAAGACGTTATTTTATTCCCGCATATGCGACCTTTAGCTGAATAA